The proteins below are encoded in one region of Clostridium fermenticellae:
- a CDS encoding acyl-CoA dehydrogenase family protein, whose protein sequence is MNFELTAQQKQVVDTVKKLTEDYLLPGVLERDENSEYPIEAYRELGRTGLIGLPYAEEYGGSGAGYMEYVLAIEEISKVDASMGISYSVCTSLYGGCINNFGSEMQKKKYLPLVFSGKSLGSFGLTEPNAGSDASGVITKAKRENDYYILNGSKCFTTNGPLADYCIVFASTNPEAKTKGLSAFIVEMNTPGIRIGRIENKMGIRSAKVSEVFFENVKIPKENLIGEEGKGFKIAMNALDGGRMGVAAQGIGIAEGAFEIARKYLMEREQFGKPLYKNQYLGFKMAELKIKIEQAKLLLYKAAYEKDNGRSYTVPAAMAKYACTNTAMEVTTEAVQMLGGNGYMKGYNVERMMRDAKITQIYEGTNEIQQLVVSGSIFK, encoded by the coding sequence ATGAACTTTGAATTAACGGCTCAGCAAAAGCAAGTCGTTGATACAGTTAAAAAACTAACAGAAGATTATTTGCTTCCAGGTGTTTTAGAAAGAGATGAAAATAGTGAATATCCTATAGAAGCATATAGAGAGTTAGGTAGGACAGGGTTAATTGGTTTGCCGTATGCTGAAGAATATGGTGGATCCGGTGCAGGATATATGGAATATGTGCTTGCTATTGAGGAAATATCTAAAGTTGATGCATCTATGGGAATTTCATATTCTGTATGTACATCCTTGTATGGAGGCTGTATAAATAATTTTGGCTCAGAAATGCAGAAGAAAAAATATCTACCTCTAGTTTTTTCAGGAAAGTCTCTAGGATCATTTGGTCTTACAGAGCCAAATGCAGGTTCGGATGCATCAGGAGTTATAACGAAGGCAAAAAGAGAAAATGATTATTACATTTTAAATGGATCAAAGTGTTTTACTACAAATGGGCCTTTAGCAGATTACTGTATTGTATTTGCCTCTACTAATCCGGAAGCTAAAACTAAGGGATTATCTGCATTTATTGTTGAAATGAATACGCCAGGAATAAGAATTGGAAGAATAGAGAATAAAATGGGTATACGTTCTGCAAAAGTTTCAGAGGTTTTCTTTGAAAACGTTAAGATACCAAAAGAGAATTTAATAGGAGAAGAAGGTAAAGGATTTAAAATAGCTATGAATGCTCTTGATGGAGGAAGAATGGGAGTCGCAGCCCAAGGAATAGGAATTGCAGAAGGAGCATTTGAAATTGCAAGAAAGTATTTAATGGAAAGAGAGCAGTTTGGCAAGCCTTTGTATAAAAATCAGTATCTGGGATTTAAAATGGCAGAATTAAAAATAAAAATTGAGCAAGCGAAACTGCTTTTATATAAAGCAGCTTATGAAAAGGATAATGGAAGATCATATACTGTTCCTGCTGCTATGGCAAAATATGCTTGTACGAATACTGCAATGGAAGTTACAACTGAAGCTGTACAGATGCTTGGTGGGAATGGATACATGAAAGGTTACAATGTGGAAAGAATGATGAGAGATGCAAAGATAACTCAGATTTATGAAGGAACTAATGAAATTCAACAACTGGTAGTAAGTGGAAGCATTTTTAAATAA
- a CDS encoding DMT family transporter — MKNLSMKKKSLIADISLLLVAVIWGGGFIAAKIALSSITPLYLLSFRFLCSGLLIMIIFFNKIRKIGRKTISAGVIIGIFLYVGQTLQTVGLKYTTAGKQAFLIASYTVLVPFISWILTKKKPTINSILAGFMMLIGIGFLSLQQDFSIAYGDGLTLLYALVFAFQIVFIGIYVKDIDPIQLTTIQLVTAGLLTLISALIFEPNIDVIDNKAVIGILYLVIFNTTIAFSIQNVAQKYTSDTHTSILISLESVFGLLLSVLLLGEVFTKKMIIGCIVIFISVVLSKINL, encoded by the coding sequence ATGAAAAATTTATCAATGAAGAAAAAATCTTTAATTGCAGATATTTCTCTGTTATTAGTTGCTGTTATATGGGGAGGAGGCTTTATAGCTGCCAAAATAGCTTTATCAAGTATTACCCCATTGTATCTATTATCGTTTAGATTTTTGTGTTCTGGATTACTTATTATGATAATATTTTTTAATAAAATAAGAAAGATAGGTAGAAAAACCATATCGGCGGGCGTTATTATCGGAATATTCTTGTACGTTGGACAAACACTTCAGACTGTGGGTCTTAAATATACTACAGCAGGAAAACAAGCATTTTTAATAGCCTCATATACTGTATTGGTCCCATTTATTTCATGGATATTAACTAAAAAAAAGCCGACTATTAATTCTATATTAGCAGGTTTTATGATGTTAATTGGAATTGGTTTTTTAAGTTTACAACAAGATTTTTCTATAGCTTATGGAGATGGTCTAACGTTATTATATGCTTTGGTGTTTGCCTTTCAAATAGTGTTTATAGGTATTTATGTTAAAGATATTGATCCAATACAATTGACTACCATTCAATTAGTAACTGCAGGATTACTTACGCTTATAAGTGCCTTAATATTTGAACCTAATATTGACGTGATAGATAATAAAGCTGTTATTGGAATATTATATCTTGTAATATTTAATACTACTATTGCATTTTCAATTCAAAATGTTGCACAAAAATATACTTCTGATACACATACATCAATACTCATATCACTGGAATCAGTATTTGGTCTGTTATTGTCTGTACTTTTATTAGGAGAAGTATTCACTAAAAAGATGATTATTGGATGTATAGTAATTTTTATATCAGTGGTCTTATCAAAAATTAATTTATAA
- a CDS encoding fluoride efflux transporter FluC: MRKYIFIGLGGFFGAILRSFIKNTNILNHNTLIPFDTLFINISGSFMLAFILTTVIKYLKIDENIQLGISTGFVGTYTTFSTLCKEMVALITNKFYYAAISYVIISLLIGFTAVYLGIFAANKFNSAMKKFQNKSDNEKNIQDIDDII, from the coding sequence ATGAGAAAGTACATTTTTATTGGATTGGGTGGTTTTTTTGGCGCAATACTAAGAAGTTTCATAAAAAATACTAATATTTTAAATCACAACACACTAATACCGTTTGATACATTATTTATAAATATTAGTGGAAGTTTTATGTTAGCTTTTATCCTTACAACAGTAATTAAATACTTAAAAATCGATGAAAATATACAGCTTGGAATTTCAACAGGATTTGTAGGAACATATACAACATTTTCTACATTATGTAAAGAAATGGTAGCCTTAATAACTAATAAATTCTACTACGCCGCAATATCTTATGTTATTATCTCACTATTAATTGGTTTTACTGCTGTATACCTTGGCATATTTGCTGCAAATAAATTTAATTCAGCAATGAAGAAATTTCAGAATAAATCAGATAATGAAAAAAATATTCAAGATATAGATGATATAATTTAA
- the crcB gene encoding fluoride efflux transporter CrcB, translating into MNYLLVGAGGILGSITRYQLGKAISGHTNTKFPFGTFIINITGAIILGILTSAHLGTNMYSFLGDGFLGAYTTFSTFMYEGFNLFKYNEKLNALVYILISILLGITGFLIGLKIH; encoded by the coding sequence ATGAATTATTTACTAGTTGGCGCAGGTGGCATACTAGGAAGTATTACAAGATATCAACTCGGGAAAGCAATATCCGGACACACTAATACTAAATTCCCTTTTGGAACATTTATAATAAATATAACCGGCGCCATTATACTTGGTATTTTGACCTCTGCTCACCTCGGAACCAATATGTACTCCTTTCTGGGAGATGGATTTTTAGGTGCATATACAACCTTTTCTACGTTTATGTATGAAGGTTTCAACTTATTCAAGTATAACGAAAAATTAAATGCACTTGTATATATTTTAATATCCATTCTGCTGGGAATAACTGGATTCCTAATAGGACTAAAAATACATTGA
- a CDS encoding cupin domain-containing protein has protein sequence MYNNYPCEYLKNMAMYRGYNAYRCPYLKQSSDRYIPFDHELEKDPNFNFLRASNEQNIKELKDHGSEPFVVNIDDATERNNNFRTAIWTGKHLQVTLMSINPGDDIGLEVHPNVDQFLRIEEGQGTVKMGKSKHNLDFERRVYDGYAIMVPSGTWHNVINTGNKSLKLYSIYAPPEHPYGTIHITKQDAEAAEKS, from the coding sequence ATGTACAATAATTATCCATGTGAATACCTAAAGAATATGGCAATGTACCGCGGATATAATGCTTATAGGTGCCCTTATCTTAAACAATCCAGTGATAGATATATTCCATTTGATCATGAGCTCGAAAAAGATCCGAATTTTAATTTCCTAAGAGCTTCAAATGAACAAAATATTAAAGAATTAAAAGATCATGGATCAGAACCTTTTGTAGTAAATATTGATGATGCAACTGAAAGAAATAATAATTTCAGAACTGCTATATGGACGGGTAAACACCTTCAGGTTACTTTAATGAGTATCAATCCTGGTGATGATATTGGTCTAGAAGTTCATCCTAATGTTGATCAATTTTTGCGTATAGAAGAAGGACAAGGGACTGTTAAAATGGGTAAAAGCAAACATAACTTGGATTTTGAAAGAAGGGTTTATGATGGTTACGCTATAATGGTACCATCAGGTACATGGCATAATGTCATTAATACAGGTAATAAATCGCTTAAATTGTATTCGATTTATGCACCCCCTGAACACCCATATGGTACAATTCACATTACTAAACAGGATGCAGAGGCTGCTGAGAAGAGTTAA
- a CDS encoding threonine aldolase family protein, which yields MYSFRNDYSEIAHPKILDALIGSNLIQSDGYGEDEYTKEAIKLLKYKLQGNNIDIHFLVGGTQTNLVAISAFLRPYEAAIAANTGHILSHETGAIEATGHKIISVKSENGKLNPENIQSVLDKHTDEHTVKPKLVYISNSTEIGSIYTKEDLKALNTFCRNKNLILYMDGARLSSALCSNKNDIEFSDLTKLLDAFYIGGTKNGALIGEALVICKDSLKENFRFNIKQKGALLAKGQILGLQFLELFKDNLYFTLAAHANNMAYILHDAIKEEGFSFFSDSYTNQIFPIMPDKIINKLQKKYAFNIWDKIDKDTSIIRLVTSWATDKDKVSEFICDLKESRI from the coding sequence ATGTACAGTTTTAGAAATGATTATAGTGAAATTGCACATCCAAAAATATTAGATGCTCTTATAGGATCAAATCTTATTCAATCGGATGGATATGGAGAGGATGAATACACTAAAGAAGCCATCAAATTATTAAAATATAAACTACAGGGAAATAATATAGACATACATTTTTTGGTTGGTGGAACACAGACAAATTTAGTTGCCATTTCGGCATTTTTAAGGCCGTATGAGGCAGCAATTGCCGCAAATACAGGCCATATTCTTTCACATGAAACTGGTGCCATTGAAGCAACAGGTCATAAAATCATATCTGTTAAATCTGAAAATGGAAAACTGAATCCGGAAAATATTCAATCTGTCTTAGATAAACATACTGATGAACATACGGTAAAACCAAAACTAGTTTACATTTCAAATTCTACGGAAATAGGCTCTATATATACAAAAGAAGACCTCAAGGCTCTAAATACATTCTGTAGAAATAAAAATCTCATTCTTTACATGGACGGAGCACGCCTGAGTTCAGCTTTATGCTCAAATAAAAACGACATAGAATTTTCTGATCTAACTAAACTATTAGATGCTTTTTATATAGGAGGGACAAAGAATGGTGCATTAATTGGGGAAGCACTTGTAATTTGCAAAGATTCCCTAAAAGAAAATTTTAGATTTAATATAAAACAAAAAGGTGCGCTGCTTGCAAAAGGACAAATATTAGGTCTGCAGTTCCTTGAACTTTTTAAAGATAATCTGTACTTCACTTTGGCAGCTCATGCTAATAATATGGCCTATATCTTACACGATGCCATAAAAGAAGAAGGATTTAGTTTTTTTTCTGATTCTTATACAAATCAGATTTTCCCAATTATGCCTGATAAAATTATAAACAAACTTCAAAAAAAGTATGCATTTAATATATGGGATAAAATTGACAAAGACACTTCCATTATTAGACTCGTAACTTCTTGGGCAACAGACAAAGACAAGGTATCAGAATTTATCTGTGATTTAAAGGAAAGCAGAATTTAA
- a CDS encoding biotin transporter BioY, with translation MNNRQNIHNMALIGVMAAVICILGPLSIPIGPVPISFTNFAIYIAIYILGMKKGVTSYVIYMLLGLVGLPVFSNFSGGATKLFGLTGGYIIGFIFMAVISGLFIDNFINKWYLCFIGMILGTVVCYIFGSIWLAYQAHISASSAFLLGVIPFIPGDIIKIIIAVILGPKLRMRLTRANIIRC, from the coding sequence ATGAATAATAGACAAAATATACATAATATGGCTTTAATAGGGGTTATGGCTGCGGTTATATGTATTCTTGGACCTTTATCAATTCCGATTGGTCCTGTACCTATTTCATTTACGAATTTTGCAATATATATTGCAATATATATACTTGGAATGAAAAAGGGAGTTACAAGCTATGTAATATATATGCTTCTTGGATTAGTCGGATTACCTGTATTTTCAAATTTTTCGGGTGGAGCAACAAAACTTTTTGGACTAACTGGAGGATATATAATAGGTTTTATATTTATGGCTGTTATTTCAGGATTATTTATTGATAATTTTATAAATAAATGGTATTTATGTTTTATTGGTATGATACTTGGTACAGTAGTGTGTTACATATTTGGAAGCATATGGCTGGCATATCAAGCACATATATCGGCAAGTTCGGCATTTTTATTAGGTGTAATTCCGTTTATACCAGGTGATATTATAAAGATTATAATTGCTGTGATTCTGGGGCCCAAGCTTAGAATGAGATTAACTAGAGCAAATATAATTCGATGTTGA
- the bioB gene encoding biotin synthase BioB, translating to MEHLAEEIINGRRLKRGESFNYFLLVDIDELLKGADMIRRKLCGNKVDLCTIVNGRSGRCSENCKFCAQSSYHHTGINEYEFLDPDVIVKDCKKNELMGVHRYSIVTAGRSLNGKDFDRAIEAYRKMNKECDIKLCASHGLLSEKEFLQLKEAGVSMYHTNIETSRRNFPNVCTTHTYEDKINEINLAEKAGLKICSGGIIGMGETWKDRIDMALSLSELDVDSIPINVLMPIKGTCFQNLKPLKEEEILRTIAIFRYINPTKYIRMAAGRNYFKKDMSKIFLSGANATITGDMLTTVGNNVLQDKKMLTDLGFDISK from the coding sequence ATGGAACATTTAGCAGAAGAAATTATAAATGGGAGACGTCTGAAGAGAGGGGAAAGCTTTAATTATTTTTTATTAGTAGATATTGATGAATTACTTAAAGGTGCAGATATGATTCGTAGAAAGCTGTGTGGTAATAAGGTTGATCTCTGTACGATTGTAAATGGTCGAAGTGGCAGATGCAGTGAAAACTGTAAGTTTTGCGCACAATCATCATATCACCATACAGGAATTAATGAATACGAATTTTTAGACCCGGATGTAATTGTTAAAGACTGCAAAAAGAATGAACTCATGGGAGTGCATAGATATTCTATTGTTACTGCCGGGAGAAGCTTAAATGGGAAAGATTTTGATAGAGCAATTGAGGCATATAGAAAAATGAATAAGGAATGTGATATAAAACTTTGTGCATCACATGGTCTTTTATCAGAAAAAGAATTTTTACAATTAAAAGAGGCAGGTGTTTCTATGTATCATACCAATATAGAAACATCAAGACGTAATTTTCCGAATGTGTGTACGACCCATACATATGAAGATAAAATTAATGAGATTAATCTAGCAGAAAAGGCAGGTCTTAAAATATGCTCCGGAGGAATTATTGGTATGGGAGAAACATGGAAAGATCGTATAGATATGGCTTTAAGTTTATCAGAATTGGATGTGGATTCTATTCCAATAAATGTACTTATGCCAATTAAGGGTACTTGCTTTCAGAATTTAAAGCCACTTAAAGAAGAAGAAATTTTAAGGACAATTGCTATTTTCAGATATATAAATCCAACCAAATATATTCGTATGGCTGCAGGAAGGAATTATTTCAAAAAGGATATGAGTAAAATATTTTTGTCTGGTGCCAATGCAACAATTACTGGAGATATGCTCACAACTGTAGGAAATAATGTTTTACAGGATAAAAAAATGCTTACAGATTTAGGATTTGATATATCAAAATAA
- a CDS encoding acyl-CoA dehydrogenase family protein: MFFKTTEQHEKLRAKIRQFAEEEVKPIAFMLDQENKFPSDAIDKLAKMGMMGIPYPKKYGGAELDVISYAIAVEELSRVDGGTGVILSAHTSLGTYPIAAYGTEEQKKKYLLPLSKGEKLGAFGLTEENAGSDAGGTETTAVLEDDHYILNGEKIFITNGGEADIYVIFAITTPNIGTHGISAFIVEKGMEGFTFGKHYDKMGIRSSITSELIFNDVKVPKENLLGKEGEGFKIAMSTLDGGRIGIAAQALGIAQGAYEHALEYSKERIQFGKPICKQQVISFKLADMATKLRAARFLIYSAAELKSNHEPYSMEAAMAKQYASDTCLEIVNDALQIFGGSGYLKGMEVERAYRDAKICTIYEGTNEIQRVVIAAHIIGKTPKTQQNTGGTFKAQPATGYRKKIIFKDGSLKEKVDSLVEALKSDGYDFSVGIPIDTPIPKAERVVSVGLGVGEKKNMKLIKDLAIQAGAAIGSSRPVAETLKYVPLDRYVGMSGQKFKGNLYIACGISGAGQHLKGIKDASTIVAINIDPHAKIFKNADYGIVGDMCEVLPLLTAALDNGEPKKPAPPMKKMKRTIPKKVVPNWKHYVCNGCGYEYDPALGDMEGDIAPGTLFENIPDEWSCPACGEDKDMFVEI; this comes from the coding sequence ATGTTTTTTAAAACCACAGAGCAACATGAAAAATTAAGAGCAAAAATAAGACAATTTGCTGAAGAAGAGGTAAAACCTATTGCATTTATGCTGGATCAAGAGAATAAATTTCCATCTGACGCAATTGATAAATTGGCTAAAATGGGGATGATGGGGATACCATATCCCAAAAAATACGGTGGTGCTGAACTCGATGTAATAAGTTATGCAATTGCTGTAGAAGAATTATCCAGAGTGGATGGTGGCACAGGTGTAATTCTTTCTGCACATACATCTTTAGGAACATATCCTATAGCTGCTTACGGTACAGAAGAGCAAAAGAAAAAATATCTGCTTCCATTATCAAAAGGTGAAAAACTTGGTGCATTTGGTCTTACAGAAGAAAATGCCGGAAGCGATGCAGGTGGCACAGAAACAACTGCTGTTTTAGAAGATGATCATTATATACTAAATGGTGAGAAAATATTTATAACTAATGGTGGAGAAGCTGATATATATGTAATTTTCGCAATTACCACTCCTAACATCGGTACTCATGGTATTAGCGCATTTATCGTTGAAAAAGGTATGGAAGGATTTACATTTGGGAAACATTATGATAAAATGGGTATTCGTTCTTCCATTACTTCAGAATTAATTTTTAATGATGTAAAAGTACCAAAAGAAAATCTATTAGGTAAAGAAGGCGAAGGTTTCAAAATTGCCATGTCTACATTGGATGGCGGCCGCATAGGTATAGCCGCTCAAGCTCTTGGAATTGCTCAAGGTGCTTACGAACATGCACTGGAATATTCAAAAGAGAGAATTCAATTTGGAAAACCAATCTGCAAACAACAGGTAATTTCCTTTAAACTTGCGGATATGGCTACAAAATTAAGGGCAGCAAGATTTCTAATATACAGTGCCGCTGAACTTAAAAGCAATCATGAACCTTACAGCATGGAAGCTGCTATGGCAAAGCAATATGCCTCTGATACATGCCTTGAAATCGTAAATGATGCACTTCAGATATTTGGTGGAAGTGGATATCTAAAAGGTATGGAGGTTGAACGTGCATATAGAGATGCTAAAATTTGCACAATATATGAAGGGACTAATGAAATTCAACGTGTCGTTATTGCTGCTCACATCATAGGTAAAACACCAAAAACACAGCAAAATACAGGTGGAACATTTAAAGCTCAGCCTGCAACAGGGTATCGTAAAAAAATCATTTTCAAAGATGGATCTCTTAAAGAAAAGGTAGACTCTCTCGTAGAGGCTCTTAAGTCAGACGGATATGATTTTTCAGTTGGTATACCTATAGACACTCCTATTCCAAAGGCTGAAAGAGTTGTCAGTGTTGGTCTTGGTGTAGGAGAAAAGAAAAATATGAAACTTATAAAGGATCTTGCTATTCAGGCGGGTGCAGCAATAGGTTCTTCACGTCCTGTAGCAGAAACACTTAAATATGTTCCTCTTGACCGTTATGTTGGTATGTCCGGTCAAAAGTTTAAGGGTAATCTTTATATTGCTTGTGGTATTTCAGGTGCAGGTCAACACTTAAAAGGTATAAAAGATGCATCAACCATTGTTGCAATAAATATTGATCCACATGCTAAAATATTTAAAAATGCCGATTATGGAATTGTCGGTGATATGTGTGAAGTATTACCTCTTCTTACTGCCGCTTTAGACAATGGAGAACCAAAAAAGCCAGCTCCTCCAATGAAGAAAATGAAGAGAACAATTCCAAAAAAAGTAGTTCCAAATTGGAAACATTATGTATGCAACGGATGCGGATATGAATATGACCCAGCACTGGGTGATATGGAAGGCGATATAGCCCCAGGTACATTATTTGAAAATATACCTGATGAATGGTCTTGCCCTGCTTGTGGTGAGGATAAAGACATGTTTGTAGAAATTTGA
- a CDS encoding FprA family A-type flavoprotein, translated as MYCVRKVTDDLYWVGGNDNRLSLFENIHPIPRGVSYNSYLLLDEKTVLFDTVDWSVCHQFFDNIEAVLGDRTLDYLIINHVEPDHAACIEEIILHYPDVKIISSKKADLFMHQFGFCTDNRITEVKEGDTASFGKHEVTFVSAPMVHWPEAMVTYDTTNGALFSADAFGTFGSLNGKLFNDEMDFDRDWIDDARRYYTNIVGKYGLQVQALLKKASKLDIKFICPLHGPVWRNNLGYFLDKYDKWSSYEPEEKGVLIVYGSMYGNTENAATILAAKLIEKGITNVKMYDVSKTHVSYLISESFKYSHIVLACPTYNLNIYPPMLDYLMDMKALNLQKRTFAILGNGTWAPQSAKLIHEFLDNMKEMDVLEDDMIVTSSVKDNNIDSINVIADNIIKSIN; from the coding sequence ATGTATTGTGTTAGAAAAGTAACTGATGATCTCTACTGGGTAGGTGGAAATGACAATCGACTCTCATTGTTTGAGAATATTCATCCTATTCCAAGAGGTGTTTCTTATAACTCATATTTACTTTTAGATGAAAAAACAGTCCTTTTTGATACTGTGGATTGGTCTGTCTGCCATCAATTCTTTGATAATATTGAGGCTGTTTTAGGTGATAGGACTTTAGACTATCTAATAATAAATCATGTTGAGCCTGATCATGCGGCTTGTATTGAAGAAATTATTCTTCACTATCCAGATGTAAAAATTATAAGCAGTAAAAAGGCAGATTTATTCATGCATCAATTTGGTTTTTGTACGGATAACAGAATAACTGAAGTAAAAGAAGGAGATACTGCTTCCTTCGGCAAACACGAAGTTACATTTGTATCAGCTCCAATGGTACATTGGCCAGAAGCAATGGTAACCTATGATACTACTAATGGAGCATTATTCTCAGCTGATGCTTTTGGAACCTTTGGTTCATTAAATGGTAAATTATTTAATGATGAGATGGATTTTGACCGTGATTGGATCGACGATGCTAGAAGGTACTATACAAATATTGTTGGAAAATATGGTCTTCAAGTTCAAGCACTTTTAAAAAAGGCAAGTAAACTTGATATAAAATTCATTTGTCCACTTCATGGTCCAGTATGGCGTAACAATTTAGGCTACTTTTTAGATAAATATGATAAATGGAGCAGCTATGAACCAGAAGAAAAAGGTGTACTCATAGTCTATGGATCAATGTATGGCAATACAGAAAATGCTGCCACAATTTTAGCTGCAAAATTGATTGAAAAAGGCATAACTAATGTTAAAATGTATGATGTTTCAAAAACTCATGTCTCATACTTGATTTCTGAATCATTTAAGTACAGCCATATAGTTCTTGCTTGTCCAACCTATAACTTGAACATATACCCTCCAATGCTCGACTATCTGATGGATATGAAGGCATTGAATCTCCAAAAACGTACATTTGCCATTTTAGGAAATGGTACATGGGCTCCTCAATCTGCAAAATTAATACACGAATTCCTTGACAATATGAAAGAAATGGATGTATTAGAAGATGATATGATAGTTACTTCTTCTGTAAAGGATAATAACATTGATTCAATTAATGTTATTGCTGACAACATTATAAAGTCAATTAACTGA